The nucleotide window CTCATACTACGTCAGATAAagcttttgatttttttgcagCATTTGGTAACCGCATTATAACCTTCAAGGAACCCATGCCAAATAAAGTCCTGAAAGGTTACGTGATTGGCAGAGAAAGGGTTCCGAACGAAGGGAGCTGTCGAGTGAACTGCTATTTGAACCCTGACTGTGTGTCCATCAATATGGGGCCTTTGACCGAGGGAGAGCTGACCTGCGAGTTGAACAAGGCTACAAGTGGAAATGAATATTCTTCCCATCTGGAATATCAGGAAGACCACACTTATCTGGAAATTGAAGTAATCAGAAAAAATCTCCACGCGTCCTCAAAATGATGACATTGAGCATCTTTCAGACAGTGCATATCCCCCCCGGGGGGTACTTCCTTATAAGAGGCTAATGGGGATGTGCCGCTGGATGGGGTCGCATTTTCACAACTGGATTCATGACTATAGTGATGTTGGGTGATGTTGCATTTTCAATAGTTACCAGAATGGAGTCGcaaattttagaatttttggGGTAAGACAATTTTAGTAGTTCGGGATTCAAAATGATCTCGGTTAAAAAGTTTagaattttgttgtttctttaatttaacAATCAAGTTGGAACCGCGAACAATTACCCAAAAGTGACTAAGATGTGGACTATAACTGGCCACAAGATAGACTATAAGAGGGGCAAGGGCTCTTAGAGGCCAGCGGCACATACCCAGCAAAAATTAACCCAAGTACCCTCCCCCGCGACATATACACACTTAGACAAAGGGTACATCATAAATGGATATATTGAATACAGTGACGTTCTAGTCTATTTGCTAGCATATTACATTTTATGTCATCATGATATCTTCATTTTTAGAATCAATAGCATTATCGTTGTCATTTCTTTTTATAACTGACAATACtaatactattaatattattattattattaatattaacaaTAGCATTGGTATGAGTGTTAAAGTTAACACATTTATTTTCAGAAGAACCCCTGTAACAGCAGCCCTTGCTTGAATGGTGGAACCTGTCAAGCTGGTTTTACCAGTCATGGGTTCCGATGCCAATGTTTGATTGGTTCCTTTGGAAGTCGTTGTGAGATTGGTATGTATTCACAAAAACGGTGTTTAAATTTGAGCAGTGTGTTCTTTGATTTCTACTAGAATTTAGCAAAAGATAGTGAATAATATTCTTATAGACTTTGTGATGAAAGTGTTTCCGTTTTTCCCCCTTGAGTAAAATCGACATCAAGTCAAATCATTCGAGACCAGAAGGGTGTGAGCCAATCTACAGACACATGGCTGTTCACCCCATAAGCTAGACTGACTCTATCTAAGGACCAAACAACAAAATTCCCAAAGGGTCTCTTTTCTCAAATATCACCAAGTTTGATTGTGTTCTTTTAAGCAAAATCCACATCAATTTCAGATGGTCTATTCTCCGCTTTCAGTGAAATCTTGCAGCCATTTGAGGAGACTGAGTCCTGAAGCAAACAGTGGGACTTACCTCATCGATCCTGATGGGAGAGGAACTTTAGCGCCTTTTAACGTCACTTGTAATATGACTGACAAGAATGGAGTTGGCGTGACAGTCATCAGTCACGACACGGAGACGAGAACATTGGTTGATGGCTTTGATTCTCCTGGGAGTTACTCACGTGACATTCACTACACCGGAGCAAGCCTGTCTCAGTTGGCGAGTCTCACCAAATCCTACTCACACTGTGAACAGTCTATCAAGTATGAGTGTTATCACTCACGTTTGTTCAAAAATCAACAGGTACCGTTTGGATGGTGGGTGTCGCGGAACAAATCAAACATGACGTACTGGGATGGAGCATCAGCAGCTGGAAGCAAGTGCGCATCGAGGTTAGAAACTGGCTGTAATTGTGATAAGAATGACGATAAGTGGCGTAAAGACAGCGGCTTTCTTACTAACAAGACACAGCTTCCAGTCATACAGCTCAGGTTTGGAGATACTGGCCATTCGATAGAGAAAGGGTTCCACACGCTCGGAAAGCTGAAATGCCATGGTATAGCATAAGACTTGGAGATATTATTTAATTTCACAGTCTGTTTATCTTGAGAGTTTTTTGTCCCAATACGATAAACGAATATGACGTATTAGGTTAGTGGAGGTATGCCCGATAAGCAAACCGCCCCAGATCCTTTGCTTAATGGTCCTATTCAGTGACCGTAATTATTTAATCGACAAAGAGCTATCCCAAAATTAAGAAACCATCACAAAATTTGTAAAAATGGTTATAAACGGTCCTCTCGCACTGTGGCTCAACTCCAGAATCGCTTGTGACGAGGAATACAAGCAATAAAGGTCATGAATTGTCTTTCAAACTATGATCTTCAACACAGAAACAGTAACTTAACCCCACCCAAGAGCCATAAAGAACTTTCTTTATGGCTCTTGCCTAACCTTAAGAATTAACCCAGACACAAAGGCTAACCCAAACgctattttcaagtgaaattcaACAATGGGATCGTACATGTCCGGAATTCTGTAGGAAAAGGTTCATTTGGCGATCAATAATGATGATTCAAGTTAAAATGATTAGCACTAATTAACAATACGCTCACCCTTTATTTAACCCACCAAGTAAGCAATAACCAATTATTCGTGCTGGGTATTCCATTTCCCGTATTGTTATCGCAGCTAACTGTTCAATCGACGGCCAAATTGCAATGAAACAAACTTAAGAGGCTAAGAATCCCAACTAGCAGAAGGTTGAACTGTTAGCTAAGTACCAGCGCAGCTgtggagttgaaccagggactacttGGAAAAAATCCAGTTGATGGTCAGAGCGGGGTTTGAACTTGAAGTCTGGGGCCCCAACCGCTCGGTCACGCTGCGTCCTGCCTCTCGAGCCAGCATCAAGGCCAGGAGCCGGAGCCAGGATCTCGATCCAGGGGCCAGTTTCTCGAACGTCCTGAaaacttttcaggcccgaaaagccattcgtaaaactcctacccgcttattctgtaactggtcttttcatatgttgtaaagggaataaaatttaaaagtttcgtgcctcgagacaccttcgctttgaagatacaaagagcattctgtcacccgaaatgcgcccgataAGTTTCGAGCCCTAGGATCGCTCCCTTTTTGTGCCAATCCCAAATTGAAGTTATTTTAGTAAGGAAGCAACGAACATTATTGCCGTGCCGACATCTTGAACGATGAAACTGCTATAGGAATACCAAATTTGACGGGAAgtattgctttggcgggaaaaattgctttgcagttttatcaacgctttcttgtacttcaactttgtggcttgattttgtttaaGCATGttatatgtaataaacaaattattacttgttaagagcctgatatcgtttttattcactcgtttttaataccataccgctcactcgctcgaagactcgctcgttcgcggtATGCATGGTATTAaagactcgtgaataaaaacgatatcaggctcttaacatgtaataatctatatgtataacacaaaataataataatgttatgaAATAAACACATTGCAGCATGGACATTGAATTTTGCTTTTGAATTTTTATGCACTACTTGTCTACGTAGCATAAACGTAAAAGTAACTCGTTCGCCGAACGAAATCGTTACTTTTCTCAACTCGCGCATTTTACATGAAGTGATTTCTCTTTCCTGGCCACCAGTCTCTTTTGAACTGACTTCATTGTTTGTTTCCAAGAGGCGTCTTGCCGAATTCCATAGCTATAAGAATTTGCTAAAATAAACCTCCCCTCCCGCAGTTTTaacctgttatggcttttttgGTTTCTCCGATACTTTACTACAGTGGTTTTCATCCTACTTAAGTGGGCGCACGCAATATGTCATCATAGGGAAAACTACAGCTGGAGACTTTGCTGTTCCCCAGGAATTAATCCTTGGACCTCTTCTTTTTAGTTTATATGTTGCGCCTTTCCAAGATATAGTTGCTACATGTAACCTTAACTCCAAGTTCTATGCTGACGACTCGCAACTTTATATTGCCATAAAACCCAACGATCAATCATCAGCACCAGTTAATCTGCGAAATTGTGTTAATGCCATTATTAACTGGAACAAGCAAAACATGTTGCTTTGTAACCCTGGAAATACCGAAGTTATCCAATTTGCTTCTCGCTTTGTTCGAAATACTGTCCTTTCTCATTTCTAATTCGCTAACATAATTGAACTGTCTAATAAAGTAAGGGGACTTAGTGAGACAATGtcaaaaatcggccatcttgcaaaggctatagcccatgcaaagtctatagcctttgcaaaatggtcagtttgggtcaaaatttaaaaatgccaaaaacatgcgaaaaaccattgtacaagattattagagttgctctgtgcaagaaaccgctcgaaaaaagaccaaatattggagaaatgaaacaatttcgaaaataacccatcttgcaaaagctatagcccatgcaaagtctttGGAAAacggtcagtttgggtcaaaaataaaaatggcaaaaacatgcgaaaaaccatgcTACAAGATTATatgagttgttctgtgcaaaaaaccgctcgaaaaaacaccaaatattggagaaatgagacaaatttgaaaatgggccatcttgcaaaggctatatatagcccatgcgaagtctatagcctttgcaaaatggtcagtttgggtcaaaaattaaaaatgccaaaaacatgcaaaaaaccattctacaagattattagagttgctctgtgcaaaaaaccgctcgaagaaagaccaaatattggagaaatgagacaatttcgaaaatcggccatcttgcaaaggctatgccCCATGAAAAGTCTATAGCCGTTGGAAAaaggtcagtttgggtcaaaaattgaatatgccaaaaacatgcgaaaaaccattctacaagattactagagtgtttttgtgtaaaaaaaagcccgaaaaaacaacaaatattggagaaatgagacaatttcgaaaatcggccatcttgcaaaggctatagcccatgcaaagtctatagcctttgcaaaatggtcagtttgggtcaaaaattaaaaatgccaaaaacatgcgaaaaaccatgctacaagattattaaagtgtttttgtgtaaaaaaccgctcgaaaaaacaacaaatattggagaaatgagacaatttcgaaaatcggccatcttgcaaaggctatagcccatgcaaagtctatagcctttgcaaaatggtcaatttgggtaaaaaattaaaaatgccaaaaacatgcgaaaaagcactctacaagattattagaatgtttttgtggaaaaaaccgctcgaaaaagaaacaaatattggagaaatgaaaaaatttcgaaaatcggccatgttgcaaaggctatagcccatgcaaagtctatagcctttgcaaaatggtcagtttgggtcaaaaattaaaaatgccaaaaacatgcgaaaaaccattctacaagattattagagttgctaagtgcaaaaaaccgctcgaaaaaacaacaaatattggagaaatgagacaatttcgaaaatgagccattttgcaaaggctatagcccatgcaaaaactATTGCCTTTGGAAATGGTcattttgcgtcaaaaatttgaaatgccaaaaacatgcgaaaaaccattctacaagattattagagtatttttgtgtaaaaaacagcCCAAAAAAACCatcaatattggagaaatgagacaatttcgaaaatcggccatcttacaaaggctatagcccatagaaagtatacagcctttgcaaaatggtcagtttaggtcaaaaattaaaaatgcaaaaaacatgcgaaaaaccattctacaagattattagagtattttgtgtaaaaaacagcCCAAAAAAACCatcaatattggagaaatgagacaatttcgaaaatcggcgatcttacaaaggctatagcccatgcaaagtctatagcctttgcaaaatagtcaggttgggtcaaaaattgaaaatgccaaaaacatgcgaaaaaccattctacaagattattagagttgttctgtgcaaaaaaccgctcgaaaaaacaacaaatattggagaaatgagacaatttccaaaatcggccatcttgcaaaggctatagcccatgcaaagtctatagcctttgaaaaatggtcagtttggttcaaaaattaaaaatgccaaaaacatgcgaaaaaccattctacaagattattagagttactctgtgcaaaaaaccgctcgaaaaaagaccaaatattggagaaatgagacaatttcgaaaatgagccatttttcaaaggctacagcccatggaaagtctatagcccttgcaaaatggtcagtttgggtcaaaaattaaaaatgccaaaaacgtgcgaaaaaccattctacaagattattagaatgattttgtgtaaaaaaccgctcgaaaaaacaccaaatattagagaaatgagacaactttgaaaatgggccatcttgcaaaggctatagcccatgcaaagtctatagtctttggaaaatggtcagtttgggtgaaaaattaaaaatgccaaaaacatgcgaaaaaccattctacaagattattagagttgttccgtgcaaaaaacggctcgaaaaaagaacaaatactggagaaatgagagaatttcgaaatcggccatgttgcaaaggctatagcccatgtaaagtctatagcctttgcaaaatggtcagtttgcgtcaaaaattaaaaatgccaaaaacatgcgaaaaaccactctacaagattattagagttgctaaGTGCAAAAAtgcgctcgaaaaaacaacaaatattggagaaaagagacaactttgaaaatggggcatcttggaaaggctatagcccatgcaaagtctatagcctttgcaaaatggtcagtttgggtgaaaaattaaaaatgccaaaaacatgcgaaaaaccattctacaagattattagagttgttctgtgcaaaaaacggctcgaaaaaagaacaaatattggagaaataagacaatttcgaaaatcggccaacttggaaaggctatagccgatgcaaagtctatagcctttgcaaaatggtcagtttgggttaaaaattaaaaatgccaaaaacatgcgaaaaaccatgctacaagattattaaagtgtttttgtgtaaaagaccgctcgaaaaaacaacaaatattggagaaatgagacaatttcgaaaatcggccatcttgcaaaggctacaggCCTTttaaagtctatagcctttggaaattggtcagtttgggtcaaaaattaaaaatgccaaaaacatgcgataaaccattgtacaagattattagagttgctctgtgcaaaaaaccgctccaaaaaacaacaaatattggagaaatgagacccttTCGAAAATGattcattttgaaaaggctatagcccatgcaaagtctatagcccttgcaaaatggtcagtttgggtcaacaactaaaaatgccaaaaacatgggaaaaaccattctacaagattattagaatgtttttgtgtaaaaaaccgctcgaaaaagcaacagatattggagaaatgagacaatttcgaaaatgagccattgtgcaaaggctatagcccatgcaaagtctatagcctttggaaaatggtcattttgggtcaaaaatttaaaatgccaaaaacatgcaaaaaaccattctacaagattattagagttgctctgtgcaaaaaaccgctcgaaaaaacaacaaatatttgagaaatgagacaatttcgaaaatgagccactttgcaaaggctatagcccttgcaaagtctatagcccttgcaaaatggtcagtttgggtcaaaaatttaaaatgccaaaaacatgggaaaaaccattctacaagattattagaatgtttttgtgtaaaaaaccgctcgaaaaagcaacaaatattggagaaatgagacaatttcgaaaatcggccatcttgcaaaggctatagcccatgcaaagtctatagcctttgcataatgggcaatttgggtcaaaaattaaaaatgccaaaaacatgcgaaaaagcactctacaagattattagaatgtttttgtggaaagaaccgctcgaaaaagaaacaactattggagaaatgaaacaatttcgaaaatcggccatgttgcaaaggctatagcccatgcaaagtctatagcctttgcaaaatggtcagtttgggtcaaaaattaaaaatgccaaaaacatgcgaaaaaccattctacaagattattagagttgctaagtgcaaaaatccgctcgaaaaaacaacaaatattggagaaatgagacaatttcgaaaatcggccatcttacaaaggctatagcccatgcaaagtctatagcctttggaaaatggtcattttgggtcaaaaatttaaaatgtcaaaaacatgcgaaaaaccattctacaagattattagagttgctaagtgcaaaaaaccgctcgaaaaaacaacaaatattggagaaatgagaccctttcgaaaatgagccattttgaaaaggctatagcccatgcaaagtctatagcctttggaaaatggtcagtttgggttaaaaattaaaaatgccaaaaacatgcgaaaaaccattctacaagattattagagtgtttttgtgtaaaaaacagcccgaaaaaacaacaaaaattgaaaatgccaaaaacatgcgaaaaaccattctacaagattattagagttgttctgtg belongs to Acropora muricata isolate sample 2 chromosome 9, ASM3666990v1, whole genome shotgun sequence and includes:
- the LOC136928980 gene encoding neurexin-4-like, which produces MSQFSRKQVRPNVLKICILLGLQYFATAFGNRIITFKEPMPNKVLKGYVIGRERVPNEGSCRVNCYLNPDCVSINMGPLTEGELTCELNKATSGNEYSSHLEYQEDHTYLEIEKNPCNSSPCLNGGTCQAGFTSHGFRCQCLIGSFGSRCEIVKSCSHLRRLSPEANSGTYLIDPDGRGTLAPFNVTCNMTDKNGVGVTVISHDTETRTLVDGFDSPGSYSRDIHYTGASLSQLASLTKSYSHCEQSIKYECYHSRLFKNQQVPFGWWVSRNKSNMTYWDGASAAGSKCASRLETGCNCDKNDDKWRKDSGFLTNKTQLPVIQLRFGDTGHSIEKGFHTLGKLKCHGIA